A DNA window from Campylobacter anatolicus contains the following coding sequences:
- the rbfA gene encoding 30S ribosome-binding factor RbfA, giving the protein MNAAEIKLMRTESVLKELIPEALATLEDSMLKGLCVTDVECKKGRYDAFVYLDKMAFDELEQKYVLNHLKRVTRHLQNHCMAAEGWYRCPNFHFKFDDRLEYQNHMDSLFDKISKDLNKDG; this is encoded by the coding sequence ATGAACGCAGCTGAGATAAAGCTTATGCGAACAGAGAGCGTGTTAAAAGAGTTAATACCAGAAGCCCTTGCTACACTTGAAGATAGTATGTTAAAAGGGCTTTGTGTTACCGATGTTGAGTGTAAGAAGGGTAGATATGATGCCTTTGTCTATCTTGATAAGATGGCATTTGATGAGCTTGAGCAAAAGTATGTGCTAAACCATCTTAAGCGGGTTACTCGTCATTTACAAAACCACTGTATGGCAGCAGAAGGCTGGTATAGATGTCCAAATTTTCACTTTAAATTTGATGATAGATTAGAGTATCAAAATCATATGGATAGCCTTTTTGATAAAATTTCAAAGGATTTAAATAAAGATGGATAA